The DNA window CGTCGCGAAATTGCTCGCGTCAAGACCCTGCTCGGCAGCACGAAGTAAGGATGGCCGCTATGAGCGACAATACTGAAAACAAAGCGCTGCGCACGGTCGAAGGCCGTGTCGTCAGCAACAAGATGGACAAGACGGTTACCGTCCTGGTCGAGCGTCAGGTCAAGCACGCACTGTACGGCAAGTACATCAAGCGCTCGACGAAACTGCACGCCCACGATGCCGACAACGCCTGCAAGGAAGGCGATGTCGTCCGCGTGACCGAGATTGCTCCGATGTCCAAGACCAAGAACTGGCGCGTGGTGGAAGTCATCACGCGTGCGGCTGAATAAGGAGTCTGAATCATGATCCAGATGCAGAGCTACCTTGACGTCGCCGACAATTCTGGTGCCAAGCGAGTGATGTGCTTCAAGGTGCTGGGTGGTTCCAAGCGCCGTTACGCCGGCATCGGCGACATCATCAAGGTCACCGTGAAGGATGCGATTCCGCGCGGCAAGGTCAAGAAGGGTGAAGTGTATGACGCTGTCGTGGTGCGTACCCGCAAGGGTGTGCGTCGCGCCGACGGCTCGCTGATCCGCTTCGACGGCAACGCTGCCGTTCTGCTTAACAACAAGCAGGAGCCGATCGGGACCCGTATCTTCGGGCCGGTGACTCGTGAACTTCGTTCGGAGAAGTTCATGAAGATCGTCTCGCTCGCTCCCGAAGTGCTGTGAGCGACAGGAGATAATCATGGCTAACCGTATCAAGAAGGGCGACCAGGTTGTCGTCAACGCTGGCAAGGACAAGGGTAAGCAGGGCGAAGTCGTCCGCGTCGATGGCGACCGTCTGGTCGTTGCCAACGTGAACATCGTCAAGCGCCACACCAAGCCGAACCCGCAGGCAGGTGTTGCCGGCGGCGTGGTCGAGCGTGAAGCGTCGATCCATATCTCCAACGTGAATGTGCTGAACCCGGCTTCGGGCAAGGGCGAGCGCGTTGGCTTCAAGGTGCTGGAGGATGGACGCAAACTGCGTGTGTTCCGCTCCAGCGGTGAGGCGCTCGACGCCTGAGGAATGAGAAGATGACTTCCCGTCTCGAAAAGTTTTACAAGGAAGAAGTGGTTCCGGCGCTGATGAAGCAGTTCGGTTACACCAATTCCATGCAGGTGCCGAAGCTGGTCAAAGTCACCCTGAACATGGGTGTCGGCGAAGCGGCCACCAACAAGAAGATCCTGGAAAACGCCGTTGGCGACATGACCAAGATCTCGGGCCAGAAGCCGATCGTCACCAAGTCGCGTATCTCGGTGGCATCGTTCAAGATCCGTGATGGTTGGCCGATCGGCTGCAAGACCACGCTGCGTCGCCACAAGATGTACGAGTTCCTGGACCGCCTGATCAACATCTCGCTGCCGCGCGTGCG is part of the Stenotrophomonas lactitubi genome and encodes:
- the rplE gene encoding 50S ribosomal protein L5, with amino-acid sequence MTSRLEKFYKEEVVPALMKQFGYTNSMQVPKLVKVTLNMGVGEAATNKKILENAVGDMTKISGQKPIVTKSRISVASFKIRDGWPIGCKTTLRRHKMYEFLDRLINISLPRVRDFRGVSGRSFDGRGNFNMGVKEQIIFPEIDFDAVDAIRGMDIAITTTAKTDAEAKALLAAFKFPFRN
- the rplX gene encoding 50S ribosomal protein L24: MANRIKKGDQVVVNAGKDKGKQGEVVRVDGDRLVVANVNIVKRHTKPNPQAGVAGGVVEREASIHISNVNVLNPASGKGERVGFKVLEDGRKLRVFRSSGEALDA
- the rplN gene encoding 50S ribosomal protein L14, with protein sequence MIQMQSYLDVADNSGAKRVMCFKVLGGSKRRYAGIGDIIKVTVKDAIPRGKVKKGEVYDAVVVRTRKGVRRADGSLIRFDGNAAVLLNNKQEPIGTRIFGPVTRELRSEKFMKIVSLAPEVL
- the rpsQ gene encoding 30S ribosomal protein S17, translating into MSDNTENKALRTVEGRVVSNKMDKTVTVLVERQVKHALYGKYIKRSTKLHAHDADNACKEGDVVRVTEIAPMSKTKNWRVVEVITRAAE